The Sesamum indicum cultivar Zhongzhi No. 13 linkage group LG6, S_indicum_v1.0, whole genome shotgun sequence genome has a segment encoding these proteins:
- the LOC105164638 gene encoding 18.8 kDa class II heat shock protein — protein MDLRNFGLDNSLLSTLQDMLDFAEDHEKPTQNNPSKAYIRDAKAMAATPADVKEYPSSYVFMVDMPGIAGGDIKVQLEDDKVLVVSGERKREKEEGVKYLRMERRLGKFMRKFALPENANTEAISAACRDGVVVVTVEKLPPPEPKKPKTIEVKIGN, from the coding sequence ATGGATTTGAGAAACTTCGGCTTAGACAATTCCCTCCTCTCCACGCTCCAAGACATGCTAGATTTCGCGGAAGACCACGAAAAACCCACACAGAACAACCCCTCTAAAGCCTACATCCGCGACGCCAAAGCCATGGCGGCGACGCCGGCGGACGTCAAAGAGTACCCCAGCTCCTACGTTTTCATGGTGGACATGCCTGGAATCGCGGGCGGAGATATCAAGGTGCAGCTGGAGGACGACAAAGTTCTGGTGGTGAGTGGGGAAAGGAAGAGGGAGAAGGAGGAGGGAGTGAAGTATCTGAGGATGGAGCGACGCCTGGGGAAATTCATGAGGAAGTTTGCGTTGCCGGAGAATGCAAACACGGAGGCTATATCGGCGGCGTGCCGCGACGGCGTGGTGGTTGTGACGGTGGAGAAGCTGCCCCCGCCGGAGCCAAAGAAGCCCAAGACCATTGAGGTCAAGATCGGGAATTAA
- the LOC105164640 gene encoding 17.3 kDa class II heat shock protein-like gives MDFRFLGFDAPLMHTLHNMIDTDDSEGNKSMSAPTRTYVRDARAMAATPADVKEYPNSYVFVIDMPGLKSGDIKVQVEDNVLLISGERKREEEKEGVKYVRMERRIGKFMRKFSLPENANTDKITAVCQDGVLTVTVEKLPPPEPKKPKTIQVKIA, from the coding sequence ATGGACTTCAGATTCCTCGGATTCGACGCCCCACTTATGCACACCCTCCACAACATGATCGACACCGATGACTCCGAGGGCAACAAATCCATGAGCGCCCCCACCAGAACCTACGTCCGCGACGCCAGGGCCATGGCCGCCACTCCCGCCGACGTCAAGGAGTACCCCAACTCCTACGTCTTTGTCATCGACATGCCGGGCCTCAAATCAGGGGACATCAAGGTGCAGGTTGAGGACAACGTGTTGCTCATCAGCGGTGAGCGCAAGAGGGAGGAGGAGAAGGAGGGAGTCAAGTACGTGAGAATGGAGCGCAGGATTGGCAAGTTCATGAGGAAATTCTCGTTGCCGGAGAATGCCAACACGGACAAGATCACGGCGGTTTGTCAGGACGGAGTGCTCACTGTTACGGTGGAGAAACTGCCACCGCCGGAGCCCAAGAAGCCCAAGACTATTCAAGTGAAGATTGCTTGA